CATATAATTTATAAATTTATAGGCATTCTCGACATGCGGAGCATCTTTAGGAATAGCCAGCGTATCTACCCAAATCACAAAACCATCTTCAGGATAAACAAATCGCAAATTGGGATTTTCGCGTTTAGCATTAAAAAAATCGCCATTCCAAATAATGCCAATGGTGACATCATCGTCGATAGCGTAACTACTGGTAGACTGACTATTAAAAATTTTAATATTTGGCGTCAAGGTGCGAATTTTTTCATAAGCTTTAACAATTTCTGCCGGATCGCTAGTGTTGGGGGATAAGCCTAACACCATTAACGCTAATGAAAACACTTCGCGCGGGTCGTCTAATAATAAAAGTTTATCGCGAAATTGTGTATTCCATAATTGTGACCATGACGTTACGTGTAAATTAGGAAAAAACTTTGTGTTATAAAAAATTCCTGTTGCGCCCCAAACGAAGGGAATGGTGTAATCTCCTTCAGGATCATACTGTGGGTGCAAAAATTCTGGAGCAACGTAGTGAAAATTCGATAAGCGTTTAGTATCGATTTTTTCTAGCATATTCAATTTACGCATGCGATCAGCATAATAACTGGTGGGTTGAATAATATCGTACCCAGGATTTCCGGCGGCCGTTAACTTGGCAAATAATACTTCATTACTATCGAACGTGGAATAATTGACTTTAATGCCGGTATCTTTTTCAAATTGCTTGATGGCACCATAGGGTATTTCATTAGACCACACATAAATATTTAATACTGGCTCCTCCGCTCCTGCAAATGTCGCCAATAGCATTAAAAAAATGAATAAAATAATACGCATTATTTTTTCCTATATAGGGTATGAGCACCAATCACGAGAATTAACGTGGCAGAAAACATCAGCGCACACAGCGCATTAACATCGGGTCTTACCCCATGGCGTACCATCGAATAAATTGCCAGCGGTAAAATTTGAAAACTAGGACCTGAGACAAAATAGCTGATTAAGACATCATCTAACGATAAGGTAAAACCCAATAACCAGGCTGAAGCAATCGCCGAAAATAAAATCGGCAGCAAGATTTTGGTTAAGACTACACTATCACTCGCGCCTAAATCCTTAGCCGCTTCAAATAAATTACGTTCCAGCGTGAGCATGCGACTGTAAATGATCACAATCGCAAAGGGGATACAAAAAGTAATATGGGCAATCAATAAACTGAAAAATCCTAAGGGAAAATGAAAAACACTATAAAGCACTAATAATGCGATTCCGAATACGAGATCGGGCATCACAATTAAAATAAATACGATGATATAGCTGAGTTGTTTTCCCATGAATTTATAGCGATATAAACTCATCGCGGCGAATAAACCAATAAAACTCGCCATCGTGGAAGACAAAATACCAATGATAATGGAGTGCCAAGCCGATGACCACAAATCACTATTGGCAAATAAAGTGTGATACCAGTTCAAGGTAAACCCCTGCCATTGCGTAGAGTAGCGTGCCTGATTAAACGAAAAAATAATTAACGTGATAATAGGTGTATATAAAAATAAATAAATTAATCCCATATACCCCATTTTAACCGTACGCATCGATTGTTTCATACTAACTCCCGCCGATCGGTACCGCGTGAACTCCGCCAGTAGATGGATAACATGAGTCCCATGATCAAAGTTAAGGTGACACTCACAGCCGAACCCAATGGCCAATTTTGGCTAGTTAAGAATTGTTCTTCGATTAAATTACCTAATAATAATGATTTGGCACCGCCAAGCAGATCAGGAATATAAAATACTGTCATGGCAGGAAAAAATACTAAAATACAACCGGCGATGATTCCAGGAGAGGTTAGGGGTAATATGATTCGACGAAAAACGGTGAACGGTTTGGCACCCAAATCACGAGCCGCTTCAATTAACTGCAAATCCATGCGTTCTATGTTGGTATATAAAGGTAAAATCATAAAAGGCAATAAATTATAAACTAATCCTATCATGACTGCGGTATTGGTAAATAAAAGTTGCAAGGGCACATGAATAAATCCAAACTTTAATAAAAACCAATTCAATACTCCGCGAGTTTTAATCAACGTGATAATGGCATAACTGCGTACTAATGAACTGGTCCAAAAAGGAATGATTAAGGATAATAATAAAAAATTTTTCCATTTAGCATTCACCTGTGTTAAAAAATAGGCGAAAGGATAGGCAACAATTAAACACAATAAGGTACAACTGCCAGCAACGTAAAACGATTTGAGAAAAATATTTAAATAAATAGGATTAAATAATT
This region of Legionellales bacterium genomic DNA includes:
- the potB gene encoding spermidine/putrescine ABC transporter permease PotB, which translates into the protein MKKDNYFKYFSISLFLTWLFLFGLLPFIFVFFVSLMHRDPEMVLTFHFTLSHYFELFNPIYLNIFLKSFYVAGSCTLLCLIVAYPFAYFLTQVNAKWKNFLLLSLIIPFWTSSLVRSYAIITLIKTRGVLNWFLLKFGFIHVPLQLLFTNTAVMIGLVYNLLPFMILPLYTNIERMDLQLIEAARDLGAKPFTVFRRIILPLTSPGIIAGCILVFFPAMTVFYIPDLLGGAKSLLLGNLIEEQFLTSQNWPLGSAVSVTLTLIMGLMLSIYWRSSRGTDRRELV
- a CDS encoding ABC transporter permease subunit gives rise to the protein MRTVKMGYMGLIYLFLYTPIITLIIFSFNQARYSTQWQGFTLNWYHTLFANSDLWSSAWHSIIIGILSSTMASFIGLFAAMSLYRYKFMGKQLSYIIVFILIVMPDLVFGIALLVLYSVFHFPLGFFSLLIAHITFCIPFAIVIIYSRMLTLERNLFEAAKDLGASDSVVLTKILLPILFSAIASAWLLGFTLSLDDVLISYFVSGPSFQILPLAIYSMVRHGVRPDVNALCALMFSATLILVIGAHTLYRKK
- a CDS encoding spermidine/putrescine ABC transporter substrate-binding protein, which encodes MRIILFIFLMLLATFAGAEEPVLNIYVWSNEIPYGAIKQFEKDTGIKVNYSTFDSNEVLFAKLTAAGNPGYDIIQPTSYYADRMRKLNMLEKIDTKRLSNFHYVAPEFLHPQYDPEGDYTIPFVWGATGIFYNTKFFPNLHVTSWSQLWNTQFRDKLLLLDDPREVFSLALMVLGLSPNTSDPAEIVKAYEKIRTLTPNIKIFNSQSTSSYAIDDDVTIGIIWNGDFFNAKRENPNLRFVYPEDGFVIWVDTLAIPKDAPHVENAYKFINYMLRPDIAKWSTMENGFPTANWKAKELLPPDMQNDPVLYPSAAILQHGIFQTDVTTTALALYAKYWELLKLGM